Proteins from a single region of Stutzerimonas stutzeri:
- a CDS encoding indolepyruvate ferredoxin oxidoreductase family protein, giving the protein MSLAEIRLDDKYRLATGHLYLTGTQALTRLPMLQHQRDQARGLNTGGFISGYRGSPLGGLDKSLWEARDYLKQHAIHFQPGVNEELAATAVWGSQQTNLFPGAKYDGVFAMWYGKGPGVDRAGDVFKHANAAGVSPKGGVLLLAGDDHGCKSSTLPHQSEHAFIAASIPVLNPANVQEILDYGIIGWELSRYSGCWVALKTIAENVDSSAVVEVDPLRVQTRIPDDFELPEDGVHIRWPDPPLVQEKRLNLYKIYAARAFARANNLNRVMLDSPNPRLGIITTGKSYLDVRQALDDLGLDEALCASVGLRVLKVGMSWPLEPVSVHEFAQGLDEILVVEEKRSIIEDQLTGQLYNWPVSKRPRVVGEFDEQGNSLLPNLSELTPAMIARVIAKRLAPIYTSDSIQARLAFLAAKEKALAARSYSTVRTPHYCSGCPHNSSTKVPEGSRASAGIGCHYMVQWMDRRTETFTQMGGEGVNWIGQAPFTDTPHMFQNLGDGTYFHSGSLAVRAAVAAGVNVTYKILYNDAVAMTGGQPIDGELRVDQLSRQIFHEGVKRIALVSDEPDKYPTRDTFAPITSFHHRRELDAVQREMREFKGVSVIIYDQTCATEKRRRRKRGKLEDPAKRAFINPAVCEGCGDCGEKSNCLAVLPLETELGRKREIDQNACNKDFSCVEGFCPSFVTVHGGGLRKPEAVAGGIEAATLPEPQHPSLERPWNVLIPGVGGSGVTTLGALLGMAAHLEGKGCTVLDQAGLAQKFGPVTTHVRIAAKQSDIYAVRIAAGEADLLLGCDLIVAAGDESLTRLNERISNAVVNSHESATAEFTRNPDAQVPGAAMRQAISDAVGADKTHFVDATRLATRLLGDSIATNLFLLGFAYQQGLLPISAEAIEKAIELNGVAAKLNLQAFRWGRRAVLEREAVEQLARPAEIAEPICKTLEEIVEWRVDFLTRYQNAGLARRYRQLVERVRDADTADDLALSKAVARYYFKLLAYKDEYEVARLYSEPEFRQQLQAQFEGDYKLQFHLAPAWLAKRDAVTGEPRKRELGPWMLNVFGVLAKFRFLRGTPLDPFGYGHDRRVERQLITEYEKTVDELLAQLKPTNYRTAVAIAALPEQIRGYGPVKERSIAKARQQEKLLREQLTRGDEVQSVRLFQPAA; this is encoded by the coding sequence ATGTCTCTGGCCGAGATCCGTCTGGACGACAAGTACCGGCTTGCTACCGGTCATCTGTACCTCACCGGCACCCAGGCGCTGACCCGCTTGCCGATGCTGCAGCATCAGCGTGATCAGGCCCGTGGTTTGAATACTGGTGGCTTCATCTCCGGCTATCGCGGCTCGCCATTGGGCGGGCTGGACAAGAGCCTCTGGGAAGCCCGCGACTACCTCAAGCAACACGCCATCCACTTCCAGCCGGGCGTCAACGAAGAGTTGGCCGCCACCGCGGTGTGGGGCAGCCAGCAGACCAACCTGTTCCCCGGCGCCAAGTACGACGGCGTGTTCGCCATGTGGTACGGCAAAGGGCCGGGCGTCGACCGTGCCGGCGACGTGTTCAAGCATGCGAATGCGGCGGGTGTGTCGCCCAAAGGCGGCGTGCTGTTGCTGGCGGGTGACGACCATGGCTGCAAGTCCTCGACGCTGCCGCACCAGAGCGAGCATGCCTTCATCGCTGCCTCGATTCCGGTGCTGAACCCGGCCAACGTTCAGGAAATCCTCGACTACGGCATCATCGGCTGGGAGCTGTCGCGCTACTCCGGCTGCTGGGTGGCCCTGAAGACCATTGCCGAGAACGTCGACTCCTCCGCCGTGGTGGAAGTCGATCCGCTGCGCGTGCAGACGCGTATCCCGGACGATTTCGAACTGCCCGAGGACGGCGTGCACATCCGCTGGCCGGACCCGCCGCTGGTCCAGGAAAAGCGCCTCAACCTGTACAAGATCTACGCCGCACGCGCCTTCGCCCGGGCCAACAACCTGAACCGGGTGATGCTCGATTCGCCGAATCCGCGCCTTGGCATCATCACCACCGGCAAGTCCTATCTCGACGTGCGTCAGGCGCTGGATGACCTGGGCCTGGACGAAGCGCTGTGCGCCTCGGTCGGCCTGCGCGTGCTCAAGGTCGGCATGAGCTGGCCGCTAGAACCGGTCTCGGTGCACGAGTTCGCCCAGGGGCTGGACGAGATTCTGGTGGTCGAGGAGAAGCGCAGCATCATCGAGGACCAGCTCACCGGGCAGCTCTACAACTGGCCCGTCAGCAAGCGTCCGCGGGTGGTTGGCGAGTTCGACGAGCAGGGCAATTCATTGCTGCCGAACCTCTCCGAGCTGACCCCGGCGATGATCGCCCGGGTGATCGCCAAGCGCCTCGCGCCGATCTACACCAGCGACAGCATCCAGGCGCGGCTGGCCTTCCTGGCCGCCAAGGAAAAGGCCCTGGCCGCGCGCAGCTACAGCACCGTGCGCACGCCGCACTACTGCTCCGGCTGCCCGCACAACAGCTCGACCAAGGTGCCCGAGGGCAGTCGCGCGTCGGCCGGTATCGGCTGTCATTACATGGTGCAGTGGATGGACCGGCGCACCGAGACCTTCACCCAGATGGGCGGCGAGGGCGTCAACTGGATCGGCCAGGCGCCGTTCACCGACACCCCGCACATGTTCCAGAATCTGGGTGACGGCACCTACTTCCACTCTGGCAGCCTGGCGGTGCGCGCCGCCGTCGCGGCGGGCGTAAACGTCACCTACAAGATTCTCTACAACGATGCCGTGGCCATGACGGGCGGCCAGCCCATCGACGGCGAGCTGCGCGTCGATCAGCTCAGCCGGCAGATCTTCCACGAGGGCGTCAAGCGCATCGCCCTGGTCAGCGACGAGCCGGACAAGTACCCGACTCGCGATACCTTCGCGCCGATCACCAGCTTCCATCACCGCCGCGAACTGGATGCCGTGCAGCGCGAGATGCGCGAATTCAAGGGCGTCTCGGTGATCATCTATGACCAGACCTGCGCCACCGAGAAGCGTCGTCGGCGCAAGCGCGGCAAGCTGGAAGACCCGGCCAAGCGCGCCTTCATCAACCCGGCGGTGTGCGAGGGTTGCGGCGACTGCGGTGAGAAGTCCAACTGCCTGGCGGTGCTGCCGCTGGAAACCGAGCTGGGCCGCAAGCGCGAGATCGACCAGAACGCCTGCAACAAGGATTTTTCCTGCGTCGAGGGCTTCTGCCCGAGCTTCGTCACCGTGCATGGCGGCGGGTTGCGCAAGCCCGAAGCCGTAGCAGGCGGTATCGAGGCGGCGACCTTGCCCGAGCCGCAGCATCCGTCGCTGGAGCGGCCTTGGAATGTGCTGATCCCCGGCGTTGGCGGCAGCGGCGTGACCACCCTTGGCGCGCTGCTCGGCATGGCGGCGCACCTGGAAGGCAAGGGCTGCACCGTGCTCGACCAGGCCGGTCTGGCGCAGAAATTCGGCCCGGTGACCACCCACGTGCGCATCGCCGCGAAGCAGAGCGACATCTACGCGGTGCGTATCGCCGCCGGTGAAGCCGACCTGCTGCTGGGCTGCGACCTGATCGTCGCGGCGGGCGATGAATCGCTGACCCGCCTCAACGAGCGGATCAGCAATGCTGTGGTGAACAGCCACGAGTCCGCCACCGCCGAGTTCACTCGCAACCCGGACGCCCAGGTGCCCGGCGCGGCCATGCGCCAGGCGATCAGCGACGCGGTCGGCGCCGACAAGACCCACTTCGTCGATGCCACCCGCCTGGCCACGCGGCTCTTGGGCGACAGCATCGCCACCAACCTGTTCCTGCTCGGCTTTGCCTATCAGCAGGGGCTGCTGCCGATCAGCGCCGAGGCCATCGAGAAGGCCATCGAACTCAATGGCGTTGCCGCCAAGCTGAATCTGCAGGCCTTCCGCTGGGGCCGCCGTGCCGTGCTAGAGCGTGAAGCAGTCGAACAGCTGGCGCGTCCGGCCGAAATAGCGGAGCCGATCTGCAAGACCCTGGAAGAGATCGTCGAGTGGCGCGTGGATTTCCTTACCCGCTACCAGAACGCCGGGCTGGCGCGCCGCTATCGCCAGCTGGTCGAGCGCGTGCGCGATGCCGATACGGCGGACGATCTGGCGCTGTCCAAGGCCGTCGCCCGCTACTACTTCAAGCTCCTGGCCTACAAGGACGAGTACGAGGTGGCGCGGCTCTACAGCGAGCCGGAATTCCGCCAGCAGCTCCAGGCGCAGTTCGAGGGCGACTACAAGCTGCAGTTCCACCTCGCCCCGGCCTGGCTGGCCAAGCGTGACGCGGTTACCGGCGAGCCGCGCAAGCGCGAGCTGGGGCCGTGGATGCTCAATGTGTTCGGCGTGCTGGCCAAGTTCCGCTTCCTGCGTGGCACACCGCTCGATCCGTTCGGCTATGGCCACGACCGCCGCGTCGAACGCCAGCTGATCACCGAGTACGAGAAGACCGTGGACGAGCTGCTGGCCCAGCTCAAGCCGACCAACTACCGCACCGCCGTGGCCATCGCCGCGCTGCCGGAACAGATCCGCGGCTACGGCCCGGTGAAGGAGCGCTCTATCGCCAAGGCCCGCCAGCAGGAGAAGTTGCTCCGCGAGCAGCTGACCAGGGGCGACGAGGTGCAGAGCGTGCGGCTGTTCCAGCCGGCGGCGTGA
- a CDS encoding Lrp/AsnC family transcriptional regulator, with the protein MQTSPLSSIDRKILLLLQHNADLSAAEIAEKVELSQSPCWRRIHRMQEEGLIERKVALLNPKKLGLNMTVFVNIKLSAHGRSNLDEFERAVVGYPEVLECHTMAGESDYLLKVVARDIDSYERFLRDQLLQRPHVQEAHSHIAMSEVKRTTELPLD; encoded by the coding sequence ATGCAGACTTCGCCATTGAGCAGCATCGATCGCAAGATCCTCCTGCTGCTGCAACACAACGCCGACCTCTCCGCCGCGGAAATTGCCGAGAAGGTCGAGCTGTCGCAATCGCCCTGCTGGCGACGCATCCATCGCATGCAGGAGGAGGGGCTGATCGAGCGCAAGGTCGCCCTGCTCAACCCGAAGAAACTCGGGCTGAACATGACGGTGTTCGTCAACATCAAGCTCTCGGCCCACGGCCGCAGCAACCTCGACGAGTTCGAGCGGGCGGTGGTGGGTTATCCCGAGGTGCTGGAGTGCCACACCATGGCCGGCGAGTCGGATTACCTGCTCAAGGTGGTGGCGCGCGATATCGACAGTTACGAACGCTTCCTGCGTGACCAACTCCTGCAGCGCCCCCACGTGCAGGAGGCGCACTCGCATATCGCCATGAGCGAGGTGAAGCGGACCACGGAGTTGCCGCTGGATTGA
- a CDS encoding DUF192 domain-containing protein — MPVALLLSLLVLAGTVQADEPLRLRLDGHELHAEYAQTVAQRERGLMGRSELAPDSGMLFRFDEVRRHCLWMKDTPLPLSAAFFNEDGVLVDVIDLEPFNTQIRCSQRPARYALEMDQGWFAERGIGRGTRLEGIPEE; from the coding sequence ATGCCTGTTGCGCTTTTGCTGTCACTTCTGGTGCTTGCAGGCACCGTCCAGGCTGATGAGCCGCTGCGGCTGCGCCTGGATGGACATGAACTGCACGCCGAATACGCGCAGACCGTCGCCCAGCGCGAGCGCGGGCTGATGGGGCGCAGTGAACTCGCCCCCGACAGCGGCATGCTGTTCCGTTTCGACGAAGTGCGCCGCCACTGCCTGTGGATGAAGGACACGCCTCTGCCCTTGTCGGCGGCGTTCTTCAATGAGGACGGGGTGCTGGTCGATGTGATCGATCTGGAGCCGTTCAATACCCAGATTCGTTGTTCGCAGCGGCCGGCACGTTATGCGCTGGAGATGGATCAGGGCTGGTTCGCCGAGCGGGGAATTGGGCGGGGCACGCGGCTGGAAGGGATACCGGAGGAGTAG
- a CDS encoding short-chain fatty acid transporter: MLNRITAASVYLVQRFLPSPFVFAILLTLIVLIAAMLSTGQGLPAMAQHWGNGFWNLLAFTMQMSLILVTGHALARAPAINRLLDRMARIPQSPGQAIVLVTLVALAGSWINWGFGLVIGAVFARALARQVRGVDYPLLVASAYSGFLIWHGGFSGSIPLSLASGGADLEKMTGGALTEAIGVGQTLFASYNLIIIAVLVVGLPLLNWAMQPKTPKVVDPALLEEPQPSDIPRETATQRLDDSRILGLIMVALAVLFFYRHFSENGLALSLNIVISIFLFAGLLMHGTPERYMRAIEESIRGIAGIVVQFPFYAGIMGMMVGANAAGVSLGRQVTDTFVTWSSAESFPVLAFLSAGLVNVFVPSGGGQWAVQGPIMLPAGAALGVAPEVTAMAIAWGDAWTNMIQPFWALPLLGIAGLGARDIMGYCLLCLVFSGVVIAGGLYFLT; encoded by the coding sequence GTGCTCAACAGAATAACCGCCGCCAGCGTCTACCTGGTGCAACGCTTCCTCCCCTCGCCTTTCGTCTTCGCCATCCTGCTCACGCTGATCGTGCTGATCGCCGCCATGCTCAGCACCGGTCAGGGCCTGCCGGCCATGGCGCAGCACTGGGGCAACGGCTTCTGGAACCTGCTGGCCTTCACCATGCAGATGTCGCTGATCCTGGTCACCGGCCATGCCCTGGCACGGGCGCCGGCAATCAATCGCCTGCTCGACCGCATGGCCCGCATCCCGCAGTCCCCGGGCCAGGCCATCGTGCTGGTGACTCTGGTGGCGCTGGCCGGTTCCTGGATCAACTGGGGCTTCGGCCTGGTGATCGGCGCCGTGTTCGCCCGCGCGCTGGCACGCCAGGTGCGCGGCGTCGACTACCCGCTGCTGGTGGCCTCGGCCTACTCCGGATTCCTGATCTGGCACGGCGGCTTTTCCGGCTCGATCCCGCTGTCGCTGGCCAGCGGCGGGGCCGATCTGGAGAAGATGACCGGCGGCGCGCTGACCGAAGCCATCGGTGTCGGCCAGACGCTGTTCGCTTCCTACAACCTGATCATCATCGCCGTGCTGGTGGTGGGCCTGCCGCTGCTGAACTGGGCCATGCAGCCGAAGACGCCGAAAGTGGTCGATCCGGCGCTGCTGGAAGAGCCCCAGCCGAGCGACATCCCGCGGGAAACCGCCACCCAGCGCTTGGACGACAGCCGCATCCTCGGCCTGATCATGGTCGCGCTGGCGGTGCTGTTCTTCTACCGGCACTTCAGCGAGAACGGCCTGGCGTTGAGCCTGAACATCGTGATCTCGATATTTCTCTTCGCCGGCCTGCTGATGCATGGCACGCCGGAGCGCTACATGCGCGCCATCGAGGAGAGCATTCGCGGCATCGCCGGCATCGTCGTGCAGTTCCCTTTCTACGCCGGGATCATGGGGATGATGGTCGGCGCCAATGCGGCCGGCGTATCGCTCGGCCGGCAGGTCACTGACACCTTCGTAACCTGGTCGTCGGCCGAGAGCTTCCCGGTGCTGGCCTTTCTCAGTGCCGGGCTGGTCAACGTCTTCGTGCCCTCCGGTGGCGGCCAGTGGGCAGTGCAGGGGCCGATCATGCTGCCGGCCGGCGCCGCGCTCGGCGTGGCACCGGAAGTCACGGCCATGGCCATTGCCTGGGGCGATGCCTGGACCAACATGATCCAGCCGTTCTGGGCCCTGCCGCTGCTGGGCATCGCCGGGCTCGGTGCCCGCGACATCATGGGCTACTGCCTGCTCTGCCTGGTGTTCTCCGGCGTGGTGATCGCCGGCGGGCTCTATTTCCTGACCTGA
- a CDS encoding GntP family permease produces MSVVIALAALALLMLAAYRGYSVILFAPIAAMGAVLLTDPSAVAPAFTGIFMEKMVGFIKLYFPVFLLGAVFGKLIEMSGFSRSIVAAAIRLLGTSQAMLVIVLVCALLTYGGVSLFVVVFAVYPFAAEMFRQSNMPKRLIPATIALGAFTFTMTAIPGTPQIQNIIPTTFFNTTTWAAPWLGLIGTIFVFGLGMLYLKWQLGKAIAAGEGYGTNLRNEPETPADIALPNPWLALSPLILVLVANLLFTRWIPEFYGTSHSLQLPGMSAPLVTEVGKLTAIWAVEAALLLGIALVLATSFGTLRGKLAEGSRTAVGGSLLAAMNTASEFGFGAVIASLPGFIVVADALSAIPNPLINEAITVNLLAGITGSASGGMSIALAAMADNFVAAANAAKIPLEVLHRVASMASGGLDTLPHNGAVITLLAVTGLTHRESYKDIFAITLIATAAAFFVIGVYYATGIV; encoded by the coding sequence ATGAGCGTCGTCATCGCCCTTGCTGCATTGGCCCTGCTGATGCTCGCCGCCTACCGCGGCTACAGTGTCATCCTGTTCGCTCCCATCGCCGCCATGGGGGCGGTGCTGCTCACCGACCCGTCCGCCGTGGCGCCGGCCTTCACCGGCATCTTCATGGAGAAGATGGTCGGCTTCATCAAGCTGTACTTCCCGGTGTTCCTGCTCGGTGCGGTGTTCGGCAAGCTGATCGAGATGTCGGGTTTTTCGCGCTCCATCGTCGCCGCGGCGATCCGCCTGCTCGGCACCAGCCAGGCGATGCTGGTGATCGTGCTGGTCTGCGCGCTGCTGACCTACGGCGGTGTGTCGCTGTTCGTCGTGGTGTTCGCGGTGTACCCGTTCGCTGCCGAGATGTTCCGCCAGAGCAACATGCCCAAGCGCCTGATCCCGGCGACCATCGCCCTCGGCGCGTTCACCTTCACCATGACGGCAATTCCCGGCACGCCGCAGATCCAGAACATCATCCCCACCACCTTCTTCAACACCACCACCTGGGCCGCGCCCTGGCTGGGCCTGATCGGCACGATATTCGTGTTTGGCCTGGGCATGCTCTATCTCAAGTGGCAGCTCGGCAAGGCCATTGCCGCCGGCGAAGGCTACGGCACCAACCTGCGCAACGAGCCGGAAACGCCCGCCGATATCGCCCTGCCCAACCCCTGGCTGGCGCTGTCGCCGCTGATTCTGGTGCTGGTGGCCAACCTCCTGTTCACCCGCTGGATTCCCGAGTTCTACGGCACCAGCCACAGCCTGCAGCTGCCCGGCATGAGCGCACCGCTGGTCACCGAGGTTGGCAAGCTCACGGCGATCTGGGCGGTGGAGGCCGCGCTGCTGCTGGGCATCGCCCTGGTACTGGCGACCAGCTTCGGCACCCTGCGCGGCAAGCTCGCCGAGGGCAGCCGCACGGCGGTCGGTGGTTCGCTGCTGGCGGCGATGAACACCGCGTCGGAGTTCGGCTTCGGCGCGGTGATCGCCTCGCTGCCGGGCTTCATCGTGGTGGCCGACGCGCTCTCGGCGATCCCCAATCCGCTGATCAACGAAGCCATCACCGTCAACCTGCTGGCCGGCATTACCGGCTCGGCCTCCGGCGGCATGAGCATTGCCCTGGCCGCGATGGCCGACAATTTCGTCGCCGCCGCCAACGCCGCAAAGATACCGCTGGAAGTGCTGCACCGGGTTGCCTCGATGGCCTCCGGCGGGCTCGACACCCTGCCGCACAACGGCGCGGTGATCACCCTGCTGGCCGTCACCGGACTGACCCACCGCGAATCCTACAAGGACATCTTCGCCATCACCCTGATCGCCACGGCCGCGGCCTTCTTCGTGATCGGCGTGTACTACGCTACCGGCATCGTCTGA
- a CDS encoding 3-hydroxybutyrate dehydrogenase yields the protein MNLTGKTALVTGSTSGIGLGIALKLAEAGANLILNGFGDASAALAEVGRHGHKVGHHGADVSDPAQIAELFAYAERDFGGVDILVNNAGIQHVAPVEEFPVERWDAIIAINLSSAFHTTRLALPGMRQRGWGRIINIASVHGLVGSEQKAAYVAAKHGLVGLTKVVALETATTPITCNAICPGWVLTPLVQQQIDERARESGDEQRARHDLLAEKQPSLDFVTPAQLGAMALFLCSEAGDQVRGAAWNMDGGWAAR from the coding sequence ATGAACCTCACAGGCAAGACCGCACTGGTCACCGGCTCCACCAGCGGTATTGGCCTCGGCATCGCGCTGAAGCTGGCCGAGGCCGGCGCCAACCTGATCCTCAACGGTTTCGGCGATGCCTCGGCAGCGCTGGCCGAAGTCGGCCGGCACGGCCACAAGGTGGGCCACCACGGCGCGGACGTGTCCGACCCGGCACAGATCGCCGAGCTGTTCGCCTATGCCGAACGCGACTTTGGCGGCGTCGATATCCTGGTCAACAATGCCGGCATCCAGCACGTGGCGCCGGTGGAGGAATTTCCCGTCGAGCGCTGGGATGCCATCATCGCCATCAACCTGTCCTCGGCATTCCACACCACACGCCTGGCGCTGCCCGGCATGCGCCAGCGCGGCTGGGGGCGGATCATCAATATCGCCTCGGTGCACGGGCTGGTGGGCTCCGAGCAGAAGGCCGCCTACGTCGCCGCCAAGCACGGGCTGGTCGGGCTGACCAAGGTCGTCGCGCTGGAAACCGCCACCACGCCGATCACCTGCAATGCCATCTGCCCCGGCTGGGTGCTGACCCCGCTGGTACAGCAGCAGATCGACGAGCGCGCGCGGGAGAGCGGCGACGAGCAACGCGCCCGCCACGACCTACTGGCCGAGAAGCAGCCTTCGCTGGACTTCGTCACCCCCGCGCAACTGGGTGCCATGGCACTGTTCCTGTGCAGCGAAGCCGGTGACCAGGTACGCGGCGCGGCATGGAACATGGACGGCGGCTGGGCAGCGCGCTGA
- a CDS encoding ribose-phosphate pyrophosphokinase: protein MQSQLLYFDDERAAAQRLAEASGLAAAAVERHRFPDDELRLRLPLGEGEAIAEQLVIYRGLDHPNEKLVELLLIAGEARRLGARRLILVTPYLAYMRQDIAFNPGEVVSQRVLGQLLASQFDGLITVDPHLHRVATLQEAVPLEDAVTLCAAPALARLIAERHPDALLIGPDAEALQWIEAAAVEHGFEHGVCNKVRHGDRQVDIALPALAFAGRHVVLLDDVASSGRTLANAAEKLLAAGAASVDVAVTHALFGDDALAVIRAAGVGQIWSTDCIAHESNAVSMAPQLAEALRPLLR from the coding sequence ATGCAAAGCCAGCTGCTGTATTTCGATGACGAGCGCGCCGCCGCCCAGCGACTGGCCGAAGCCTCTGGGCTGGCCGCCGCGGCAGTCGAGCGCCACCGCTTTCCCGATGACGAACTGCGCCTGCGTCTGCCACTGGGCGAAGGCGAGGCCATCGCCGAGCAGTTGGTGATCTACCGCGGCCTCGACCATCCCAACGAGAAGCTGGTCGAGTTGCTGCTGATCGCTGGTGAGGCGCGCCGACTGGGCGCCAGGCGACTGATCTTGGTCACGCCTTATCTGGCCTACATGCGCCAGGACATTGCCTTCAATCCCGGTGAAGTAGTCAGCCAGCGGGTGCTTGGCCAGCTGCTGGCCAGCCAGTTCGACGGGCTGATCACCGTCGACCCGCACCTGCACCGCGTCGCCACCCTGCAGGAAGCCGTGCCTCTGGAAGATGCCGTCACGCTGTGCGCGGCACCGGCGCTGGCACGGCTGATCGCCGAGCGGCATCCCGATGCCCTGCTGATCGGCCCGGATGCCGAGGCGCTGCAGTGGATCGAAGCCGCTGCCGTCGAACATGGTTTCGAACACGGCGTGTGCAATAAGGTGCGCCACGGCGATCGCCAGGTCGACATCGCACTGCCGGCGCTGGCGTTTGCCGGGCGCCATGTAGTGCTGCTCGATGACGTCGCCAGTTCCGGCCGCACCCTTGCCAACGCCGCGGAGAAACTGCTGGCCGCCGGCGCGGCGTCGGTAGATGTCGCCGTGACCCACGCGCTGTTCGGCGATGATGCGCTGGCGGTGATCCGCGCTGCCGGCGTCGGTCAGATCTGGAGCACCGACTGCATCGCCCATGAAAGCAACGCGGTGAGCATGGCCCCGCAACTGGCCGAGGCGCTCAGGCCGCTGTTGCGCTGA
- a CDS encoding DNA-formamidopyrimidine glycosylase family protein has product MPEGPSIVILREEVAVFAGGTIESAEGSAKIDMSRLAGQVVRGFHSWGKHFLIKLEDVSVRIHLLLFGSYRINERKDAVARLSLGFANGELNFYACSVQLIEGPLDATYDWSMDLMSDAWSPRATLKRLRARPRLLACDALLDQTLFAGSGNIIKNEVLYRIRVHPLSLIGELPAAKLRELVREARTYSFEFLEWKRAGVLKAHWLAHGKTTCVRCRIPLVKVKELGRSQRRAFFCERCQKRYGDAAQVAADEPSAVDEG; this is encoded by the coding sequence ATGCCCGAAGGTCCTTCCATCGTCATCCTGCGTGAAGAAGTCGCGGTATTCGCCGGGGGCACCATCGAAAGTGCCGAGGGTAGCGCCAAGATCGACATGTCCCGGCTGGCCGGTCAGGTGGTGCGTGGCTTCCATAGCTGGGGCAAGCATTTCCTGATCAAGCTGGAGGATGTCTCCGTCCGCATCCACCTGCTGCTGTTCGGCAGCTACCGCATCAACGAGCGCAAGGACGCCGTAGCACGGCTTAGTCTGGGCTTTGCCAACGGCGAGCTGAACTTCTATGCCTGCTCGGTGCAGTTGATCGAAGGGCCGCTGGATGCGACGTACGACTGGAGCATGGACCTGATGAGCGACGCCTGGAGCCCGCGCGCCACGCTCAAGCGGCTGCGCGCACGTCCGCGGCTATTGGCCTGCGATGCGCTGCTCGACCAGACGCTGTTCGCCGGCTCCGGCAACATCATCAAGAACGAGGTGCTCTACCGCATCCGCGTGCATCCACTGTCGCTGATCGGCGAGCTGCCGGCGGCCAAGCTGCGCGAGCTGGTGCGTGAAGCGCGTACCTACAGCTTCGAATTTCTCGAGTGGAAGCGGGCCGGTGTGCTCAAGGCGCACTGGCTGGCCCACGGCAAGACCACCTGCGTGCGCTGCCGGATTCCCCTGGTCAAGGTGAAAGAGCTGGGCCGCAGCCAGCGCCGGGCATTCTTCTGCGAGCGCTGCCAGAAGCGCTATGGTGATGCAGCGCAGGTGGCGGCCGACGAGCCGAGCGCGGTGGATGAGGGGTAG
- a CDS encoding RluA family pseudouridine synthase, whose translation MSASSPRPSTLHLPQGDWPTVLDCLCAHFPAISRDTWLDRIARGRVLDAQMQPIDAAQAYRVGMRIHYFREVPNETPVPFEERILHVDEHLVVADKPHFLSVMPAGEYVNETLLARLSKRLGNTDLVPIHRIDRLTAGLVLFSANRESRGAYQALFREREISKRYEAICPALPHLEFPLRRRLCMVPGDPFFLMREGEDEPNSETLIEVLERRGDLWRYGLSPISGKKHQLRLHMATLGAGICNDPFYPELLERSEREADDYARPLKLLARGLQFRDPLTGERREFESTLQLDW comes from the coding sequence ATGTCCGCTTCCAGCCCCCGTCCCAGCACCCTGCATCTGCCGCAAGGCGATTGGCCTACGGTGCTCGACTGCCTGTGCGCGCACTTCCCGGCGATCAGTCGCGATACCTGGCTCGATCGCATCGCCCGCGGCCGCGTGCTGGATGCGCAGATGCAGCCGATCGATGCCGCGCAAGCCTATCGGGTCGGCATGCGCATTCATTACTTTCGTGAAGTGCCGAACGAGACCCCGGTGCCATTCGAAGAACGCATCCTGCACGTCGACGAGCATCTGGTGGTGGCGGACAAGCCCCACTTTCTCTCGGTGATGCCGGCTGGCGAATACGTCAATGAAACCCTGCTGGCGCGGCTCAGCAAACGGCTCGGTAACACCGATCTGGTGCCGATTCATCGTATCGATCGGCTCACCGCCGGTCTGGTGCTGTTCTCGGCCAACCGCGAAAGCCGTGGCGCCTACCAGGCGCTGTTCCGTGAGCGGGAGATCAGCAAGCGCTACGAGGCGATCTGCCCGGCGCTGCCGCATCTCGAATTTCCCCTGCGACGACGCCTGTGCATGGTGCCGGGTGACCCCTTCTTCCTGATGCGCGAAGGCGAGGATGAGCCGAACAGCGAAACGCTGATCGAGGTGCTCGAACGGCGCGGCGACCTCTGGCGCTACGGGCTTTCCCCCATCAGCGGCAAAAAGCACCAGCTGCGCCTGCACATGGCGACCCTCGGCGCCGGTATCTGCAACGATCCGTTCTATCCCGAGCTGCTCGAGCGCAGCGAGCGTGAGGCCGACGACTACGCGCGGCCACTGAAGCTGTTGGCGCGCGGGTTGCAATTTCGCGATCCGCTGACTGGTGAACGTCGCGAGTTCGAGAGCACGTTGCAACTGGACTGGTAA
- a CDS encoding PepSY domain-containing protein: MYNKTLTAAFAVAILSSGAAFAADKPGADWITLEQAVEKAKAAGYTELHGIEADGNGWEGEGMKQDGKKYEFKIDGRTGEVTKDKED, encoded by the coding sequence ATGTATAACAAGACACTGACCGCGGCGTTCGCCGTTGCCATCCTGAGCTCCGGTGCTGCCTTTGCCGCCGACAAGCCCGGCGCTGATTGGATCACCCTCGAACAAGCCGTAGAGAAGGCCAAGGCCGCCGGCTATACCGAACTGCATGGCATCGAAGCCGACGGCAATGGATGGGAAGGCGAGGGCATGAAGCAGGACGGCAAGAAGTACGAGTTCAAGATCGACGGCCGCACTGGCGAAGTTACCAAGGACAAAGAAGACTGA